A part of Melittangium boletus DSM 14713 genomic DNA contains:
- a CDS encoding terpene synthase family protein produces the protein MSTCPPGITSSSSSALPDWARPREAVHRGPRSELAALLRRSALFLRPDQWGSGPVVVEGSGFSSVRAHFQHELAQAPFHTAPAASWRGLVELAISYSAHTFRPAREVKREEAEALVSWFACFWKLDDLVDAERDALSAAYLPELRRVLARAWWGDETPFQGLEPQDEDRWAFPAQAAALLLAHRRQLRALGYPLENHPRYQRAVWDHIVSQTGDVPRVDSLGEYFGVRRVRGGMECVFLMYLALQGVEWRDEFERIVDVANVVTCMTDDLFSAPRDAREGVVGAVALCGPGRAFRAVTALHQELLERLARLVAFDDGPSTHLFVRTVLDVVLGMLDWQGRNPRYREGARWLAELLRSGDPSAIAAEH, from the coding sequence ATGTCCACCTGTCCCCCTGGCATCACCTCCTCGTCTTCCTCCGCCCTGCCCGATTGGGCGCGCCCTCGTGAGGCCGTCCATCGGGGCCCCCGGTCCGAGCTGGCCGCCCTCCTGCGGCGCTCGGCGCTCTTCCTTCGCCCCGACCAGTGGGGATCGGGCCCGGTCGTGGTGGAGGGATCCGGCTTTTCCTCGGTTCGTGCCCACTTCCAGCACGAGCTGGCCCAGGCGCCCTTCCACACGGCGCCCGCGGCTTCCTGGCGGGGCCTCGTGGAGCTGGCGATCAGCTACTCCGCCCACACCTTCCGCCCCGCGCGGGAGGTGAAGCGGGAGGAGGCCGAGGCGCTGGTTTCGTGGTTCGCCTGTTTCTGGAAGCTCGATGATCTGGTGGACGCGGAGCGCGATGCCTTGTCCGCCGCCTACCTGCCCGAGCTGCGGCGAGTCCTGGCCCGGGCCTGGTGGGGTGATGAGACGCCGTTCCAGGGGCTCGAACCCCAGGACGAGGACCGGTGGGCCTTCCCCGCGCAGGCGGCGGCCCTGCTGCTGGCGCACCGGCGGCAGCTGCGCGCCCTGGGATATCCCCTGGAGAACCACCCCCGCTACCAGCGCGCCGTGTGGGACCACATCGTCAGTCAGACGGGGGACGTGCCCCGCGTGGACTCACTGGGGGAGTACTTCGGCGTGCGCCGCGTCCGGGGCGGCATGGAGTGCGTTTTCCTGATGTACCTCGCCCTCCAGGGCGTGGAGTGGCGGGACGAGTTCGAGCGCATCGTCGACGTGGCCAACGTCGTCACCTGCATGACGGATGATCTCTTCTCCGCGCCCCGGGACGCGCGCGAGGGCGTGGTGGGCGCGGTGGCCCTGTGTGGCCCCGGGCGGGCGTTCCGGGCCGTGACGGCCCTGCACCAGGAGTTGCTGGAGCGCCTGGCGCGGCTCGTGGCCTTCGACGACGGCCCGTCCACCCACCTGTTCGTGCGCACGGTGCTCGACGTGGTGCTGGGGATGCTCGATTGGCAGGGCCGCAACCCCCGCTACCGCGAGGGGGCGCGCTGGCTCGCGGAGCTGCTGCGTTCCGGGGACCCCTCGGCCATCGCCGCCGAGCACTGA